The genomic interval TATCTGTGGCTGAGGCTGGAAGAGATGAAATTCGATACCAGCCTGATTTCCAGCCCTGGTTACTTTCCTCAGAAGTTTTGCGACTTCCTCCTGCTGTGGAAGCAGGCTCTGCGCGGCGACCCATTTCTCATGCAGCCTGTCATATTCACTCTCGAGCTTCGCGAGATTTCCAACTGTCTGTCTCGCCTTCTCCAGCTCAGCACTCATCTTCTCATACTCCGATGCCAACGAACTGATCTTCGCCTTCTGGGGGTTGAAGAAGAACGGCATGAACGTGGTGAAGAAATATACATAGCCGACAATGAGAAGAAGTATCCCCACTATTATTGATTTCTGTACCTGTGGATCCTTGAAATCCATTTTCGAGACCTCTCTTCCCTACTGGGGCATTACGTTGGCGCTCAATGTGAACTTCATTACTTCCCGATCGTTAATGATTCCCTTTTCGGACACCGTAAGATCGACTCGCGTGAATACCGGTGACGCTTCGAGATTCGTGATTATATCGGCGATCGTGTAGTTCGAAAACGCGATACCATCTATCGAGAAAATGTTCTGAGATAATTCCGTTACGTTAGTAAGCCAGCAATTAGTGGGCACCTTGAACCCAAGATCGTTCAGAAGCTTGACCCTGAAGTACCTGTTCCTGTCGAGGGTCGTGATGAGACTGAGTCTGCGATCGACTTCCTCGCGCTCCCTGGTGATCTGTTTGATCTTGGCAAGTTGCGGGGCCAGCCTTTTGGATTCCTCTGTAGCGATCTCGATCTTCTTCT from Candidatus Latescibacterota bacterium carries:
- a CDS encoding type 4a pilus biogenesis protein PilO translates to MDFKDPQVQKSIIVGILLLIVGYVYFFTTFMPFFFNPQKAKISSLASEYEKMSAELEKARQTVGNLAKLESEYDRLHEKWVAAQSLLPQQEEVAKLLRKVTRAGNQAGIEFHLFQPQPQIRKEFVTENPVKIRVQGQYHDVGIFLSKVANLDRILNVHGLKIYPMDSKKASTDKVGRSHTIEAEMYISAYTLTEGGEVINEDAKKKS
- a CDS encoding PilN domain-containing protein, whose protein sequence is MIRINLLPPEDRVKKRQFNLPEMSTVYLIAAVAVFVLAIVSISLIQSHNVKSLEKKIEIATEESKRLAPQLAKIKQITREREEVDRRLSLITTLDRNRYFRVKLLNDLGFKVPTNCWLTNVTELSQNIFSIDGIAFSNYTIADIITNLEASPVFTRVDLTVSEKGIINDREVMKFTLSANVMPQ